The DNA sequence TAGTTCCGAGCCTAGCATAGCAATTAACTCGCTTTCTTGGAGGGTGAGCTTGCGCTTTTGTGCTAAACTAGGCTAATCTTGTTCTGGAACTATAATCGCATTTGTTTATTCcatatattgtgttttttttttttgtttgtttcaaacTTGTATTTAACTTCATGTTTTTAGTGCCAAAGCCTAGCATAGGATCAGACTATCTTCCTGGGAGGAAGCGGCTCTTCAGGCTATGATTAGCTATACTTATTTAAATATACTTATATTTACTTTGATGATGTTTGTTCGTTAGCTCAccatgtttgtcttttttttttgggtgtgtttCCACTTCAGCTCTTACTGCACATTTTTAGCGTGTTGGTTTTAGCATGTGCTGCTCCTCTTCCCTCGGTGATGTTTAAAGGAAATGGCCTTATGATtgacttcatttttatttactcTGAAGCTTCTGACTTTGTGTCTTTGTGCTTTAAAGTAGTCGACATGGTGCTGAATGCTAGATGACGTCTCTAGTGCTGGACGATGACAAATACTTCTCTTTTGTGAGCTAGCAGGAAAGCTAGGCTGGGATCCTTGCAGTCACTTGACTCCTTTTGACAGGAGAGAGTGGTGCAGATGTTTACATGTGGTCACAAGGTGGCGCTGTGAGTTCTGAGTGAACTTGTGCCAAATGCAGTGTTCTATTGTAATAATGTTATTATCGTTGTTGGGCTTTTTGCCTCTCGTGAGTGTTTTTCTCTTTTTACAATTCACTCATACATTATTGTGGACTGTAAATGGCTGCTGTTACCCTGGAGACAACACATCTTCAAATCTAAGACACATTAATGGACTTCCTGCTACAGTTTATCTTTAAAaatagagagaaaaagaaaaaaatctcgtCATAGTATCCTCTGAATTATCGGGAGCCTTGTGTTGCTATGGCAACTGCCAGGTTCCAGAGCTTAACCTTTGGTGTCGCCTTCGTAACCGCTAACATCTCCACGTTATGATGTCTTGTTGCTATGGTGAGTACTAAATTCCAGTGCTGCTAGGTTGCTgtggcaacagcagcagcaacagattATTGACGATTGATGAGCGATGATTGGTTAGTGGCCGGCCACTGCCTTCCTTGAACCTTTTGTGTCACCTTGCCTTGTGAATGACATCACGTGTTGAAGATATTAAAATAAAGCATTAATAAAGGTTGGGCGTTTACTGTCATTTCTCCCCCCAAAAACATACaatctgatttttttattttttttagacataATTTAGCCAAGGGATGGGCTCCGAGGCCACATCTTTTAATTCATAGATTAGGTTACACAGTTAAGTGTGTAAAATATGcaacattgtttattttttaaaaacgatacaaaaaataaatatgtattttgAATTATAGGTTTACTCTCATCttaaaataatgacattttaatgaaaaaataaactaaTTAATACATAATTTCATTGAACTATTAATAATGAATCTAATCCTAATTAATTTCCAgttatttcatatttttaaataaactatgtactatagtttttttttaactttttcatTTCAGGGGAAAAGTGGACTCTTGATCATTCGCCCGCTTGATTTTACTTGATAATATTCACAGAGGAACATTGTTGATCAAATTTGGTTATTGTCCTCTGCTAATTGTATTTACACTATATACGAAACTTAAACCAAAAATGAACCATTGACCATGAACCAAATGTAAACATGAATCTCTGGCTGACGTCACGCTATGGTGCCACAGTGGCGTCTTTAAAGGTATTTAGTTAATCCAGTTATTAGAGAAACAAACTGGTGAAACACAATCCCGCTCCGCCTTGCCCAACCACCAAGCGCAGCTCGACTTGTTGATTGGTCACTTGAGCTGTCTATGTCGGTCAGCCGATTGGTCTGATGTCACATCGGATTTTCCCCGAAACGCCCATTCGATCCACACGGTGAACGAAAACaaacaagatggccgccacgcgGGACAAGGGGGAAGCAGGCAGAGTGGCATCTGATTGGCTCTTAGGGTTTGAGATTGCGATGCTATTGGTTATAAAACGATTGGCCTTTCCTGTAGTCCAACCCTCGAGAGTAGAAACTCGAAAAACTAGGGGAGTGGGGTGCGGTGGCTGCTGGGAAATCAGCCTCAGTGTTTATTTCGGTCTGGCAAGGAATCGCCGTATATTTGGTACCGCTAGAAAATGTCCTCCGTCAATCCAGACCGGGAATCGATCGGCGGTCAGGGCCGAAGTGCGCTCGAGCCGCAGACCGTGTTTGTCATCCTGGACTCGGCTGAAAGTCTCAACTTGCTTCGGTGGGTCACCGTTATTTGTTCCGTTAGCGTTACTTGATCTACTCAGGCGCACCCGGAAGTCTTATTGATTAGCAAACCTTATTTAGAATACAATCGGTGTATGTCGTTATCAATTCGGTGTCAAGTATCAAAGGTGAAATAACCTCAACACTGGGGTTTTTATTCTATTCCGATCTGGTTCAGGAcaattttaatttgaaattaGTTCAGGTGTGGACATATTTAAGATTAGCATACCAATAAAAGAAAGTACTGTGTGCTGTTATGGCAAAATAAGAGAATTTTGTCATCAGTTTGGTGCAAAAATAAGTGTTGAAGATGAAATATCGGGCAACTCAAAACTGGTTCACTGGACTAGCATTAAGTTATGTTTAAATCTTTCATGTCACTCATGGATGGAGTtcatgttacaaaaaaaaaaaaacctgaatttAAATGGGTGATGTTATTGCAAAGTGACAGTACAATAATACTGCCATAACGACAGGGTCAAAACTACTCTCTGTTTGGACCTAATTGCAATCACAAATACTTAAATGTTAAAAAAGGTGAATAAAATGACAGACTAACCCTGAGGGTGCTTGGTGTTCTTCCCCCCCAGGGCCCATTGGCCCAGTCTCTGGCCAAGGAAGACATTCGTTAACATggcccattcattcattcattcattcattcattcattcattcattcattcattcattcattcattcacgtGATTCTAAGCCACATTAGCCACGGTGATATTTATAGCATAACGCAGTCGCAATAGAAACTTATTACTGTGTTCCACTTTATGTAATCAGTATTTGTTCTGATTCTGCATGCCAGTCTTATTTGATGTGTGTTGGGAGCAGATACTGTGCATTTTAAAGATCCCCATTTTTGGTTAATATCTTCTTCATTTTTCAGCAAATGAAATCTCAACTCAACTGTTCTGTAACATTAAGGATGAACTTACAATGTCATTGTGAACTTTGCACATAAATGTTACTGATTTCTCAAGTCCAGtcaggtcccccccccccccccccccacccgtcACTCTTCTGACAAAGTGTACATAACGGCACAAAAATGAACCACACAAAAAGAAGCCAATACACAACACCCCTCTTGTTCTAATTCTTTGTTAGCAAGCGCCACAGAAACGCAGGGCTGTATTGTGTGCACAGACACAAATAGTTAACAAACTTTATTTTGAACACATACTATAATACTAATAACAAACAAAtacttgcactttttttttttaaagtttaatTATATAACCCAAAAGGGAAGTGAAAATTACTTACTTTTCTTATTCATACTGTATTTTACTATATAATCACCATAGTAATTTACTGAACCTATTCTAATACATCATCAATCATCTTTACTgtagaagtaaaaaaataattgtaaataaGTATTAAGTATAGTTGATCCTTCAGGAAGTTGCTGCCGCCAACTCCTCCtctttttgtgtgtgagtgtgtgcgaaaaaaataaataaataaatatatatatatacacacacacacacacacacacacacacacaaccaactGTATACAAGCAAGTAAAAAATAAGATGCGTGCTAACTTTTTTGTGTTCGTGCAGAATGTTTAAAAATGTGTGCAATTTCTTTTAATGtgcaaagtttattttttttttaactgcatttGCCAATTGAATGTTGACCTGCCAACTTTTTCCAGGTGCCACACAGGCAATACATTCTTTTTAATGATCAACAAAGTAACGCAGCACAACAAATGACCCCAAAACCTTCTTTCAAAAGACCTAAACACCGTGTCTGAAAGGAAAATTACAAGACCTTTCTCATGATTTCCTACTGTCCCGACACAGCTATGTTTGTTCCATGGAAATGTTGGAGGgcagagaggaggagggggtctTTGTGGTGAGATGTAGGAAGTGACTCAGCTGAAACGCACacagattttttggggggtagggggggtgggggtcaggaatgaggaagaggatgaaaaaaaacacacattcaaGACAGCAGGCATTCCTACACGTATACTAGACCATAGTCGTACTGAAGAAACAACAGTCTCATTATTTACTACACTTAAATCTAAATCATGCCTTTGTAtccttaaataaatacatatataattgGTTGAAAAGGTCATTTGATAGACAaagcaagaaaaacaaagcaattgTAGTTTTTACAAGTAAAGTTTAGGTGAGCAACGCAAGTTGTGCAAGGAATTCGACACCGATCCAAAAAAATCTAAACCGCTCGGGctctatttttttctaaaaaagaTGGATTATTTATTGTAAGTAAGAttataaagttgttttgtttttttaaataataaaatggcTCAGAAAAGAACAACTTTACCTACAAATATCTTTTTAAATTTACTTTATTAAATGTTTGGATAATGaactataaataatataattttaaaGGGAGAATGAAACGGGTGTTTTTTGGCATGACCCAAGAGGCCTCTGATTGGTCGGTTGTGTCTGCTTGCTCAGAGTGGAGTCTGGCATCGTCGCCGACATTGAGGTGGATGCCCTGCTGCCATCAGAGTGCGACACCTTCTACCAGATCAAGAGTCAGCCCATCCGCAGCAGGTAATACCACCAGCTCCTGGACTTGTGTCTCTGCACAGTGTATACTATTTTCAgccattgtaacatttttattatGGGCAAACGTTATCATTAACTGTGATAAAGTAATGATTCAATTACGATGTAGTGTACATAAACAAAGAAGACATTTGTGTCTCTTGATGTCTCCTCAGCACTACAGTGaatgcctcctcttcctcctccttgtcATCCCCTTCATCTGTGCCGGTGGCCATGTCCTCCAGGTAAGCGTCCGGCTTCTCTCCTAACCCAATAATGACCCAGTCATGGCTGCTGAGGTCCAAAACTAACGCTGCTCTGACCCACAGGGTCCTGTTGCGTCAGGATCTGATGCGTCAGCAGGCTCTTGAGGAGCAACAAAAGGAAGCACAGCAGCAGCTTCTGCGGTTGCCCGCCGGCTCGGTGTCGTCCCCCGTCTGCGTCAGTGCTTCCTCCTGCCCACCTCCAGCTCAGGTTCCAGTAGAGGTGCTCAAGGTACGAGGCAGAGGTTGGGGACTTAAATGGTTGATGACTTAGGACTTGCTTGTTATTTTACTATGAAaggcttgacttgacttgaaccaCATGACGTCTGAGAGATACTGTTAATGGTGAGGAGACAAGGGGAAGTCATGTCACTTTACTCTTCAGAACAAAACTAACTGTTCAAGCAGCAAGGTACTTCCTTTCAACCTTAAGCTTCCATGAGTACCAATAGCTTATGCAACAAACACACCAACACGGGGTGAGTGTGACGCTTACTAGCTTACCACGCTAGCGTTTTACCACAAACTGACACGTTAAAGAAGGCAAGTGGCAGTTAGCCACCTCATCCGCATCATCTAGCTTCTCCCTGTATAAAAGAttcaagaacttttttttttttttatttctaagaACTAGTTCCACCTTGGGAGCTCTCAGCCCAACTTTATTTGACGTCCCCCTGAAAAGAGGTTTGCTAAGAACCCAGAATGTTGTTATATTTAGATTCaaaggatttttttgttttacatcaAATAAGAAAATCATGCAAGGCAACACTGTGCCTTTGTATTTGAAACAATAAAGTACCAATTTAAGACAAAACAAATACTGTATCATGACCATAAAAGACTTACTGCATGTGCTTGTGAACGTGTTACTTCTATGTATTAGCACTTGTACAGCATGCTGACCTTCCGGCATCCCTCAGGTGCAAACCCACTTGGAAAACCCTACGCGGTACCACATCCAGCAGGCCCAGAAGCAACAGGTACGGCAGTACCTTTCCTCTGCCGTCAGACCTGCTAGCCGCAACGCTTCTGGACCATCATCGGGCTCCTCCCTCAACAGCCGGCAAGCTGTCAGCAGCCCCAAAATGGAGGTAATGCAGAGTGGAGCGTCAATGTAGGTCCACATGACATCGGCACAATTAACCAAATGTTCAAATAAGTAATGGCTGATTCTCGAAAACTATGGACCAGTTGAATATTCAAATCGAGAGTCcatatttttttctcctttacaATTAATCAGCACTTTTCACTGCTTATATTTTCACAACCTTTACCATTTTCTGCAAGGGTGCAAGTCTATGAAAATATATCTGTGTTGGCTAATAGCATGTGGATAAAAAGaggatgtgtgtgtttttcatgtCCAACTTTATCAGTCATTTGTCTGAGAAATCCCCGTCCAGACTGTGCAATTCAATCCTAAAGGGTCAAATTCCTTTTTgattgattcttcaagatggagGAGACTGTCATTGATGACCTCATCAGTCTGGAGTCCAGCCTCAGTGACGACTTCCTGACGCTGCTCGACTCGCGGCAGCAGGTTGCCACAACGGTAATGCCGAGCGCCctttgcatgtgtgcgtgtgtgtgttcgtgtgtgtgacACCGAGggcgaaacaaaaaaaaaaaaagattaggtGGCGTTTTCTTGCCTGTATGGTATGCTGCCTCTGCTGCTTACGCAGATCTGACTCCTTCCTCTTCCTGGGCActtgtgcgtgtttgtgcatgtgtgcatctGCTAAAAAGGCTGTTGTGGGAAGTTTTGGGCTCTTCTTCTTAAGGGTCGTTTCCTCATTTTTTTAACACTCGCTGAAGAGAAAGAGACTGGAGCAGTTTGACTGATTtgcctgtgtgcatgtgtgtctgtgtgtgtgtgtgtttgcgtgcttgTGTTGGTGTTACGCGATGAGGATTTTAGTTTTCCTGCAGGAACATGATAAAAGGAGACATAAAGCAGAGGTAATGTTTTTGTCCTTAAATGTTACAAGGagacaagctcttttttttaattgtttcatCTCAGTAGGGATTTTTGTAACTTTCAGAGGCAGAAGTTTATTATTTCAAATATGAAGTGAAATTGACAGTTATTTTACTTTGCTGTTGATTTTCTTTAAATAGCATTTAGCATCGCTTGACGTCATCTTAAGTTATGAGAAGGCCGCAACTAAAGTGTGATTTGAATGGCACATATTAGGAaagctaccttttttttttatgtttggagTGTCTGTTACCGACCTATTTCTGTAAATGTGTCTGTGAAGCGTGCTCTGCTGCAAGTCTGCCACACTGTCACTCAGCAGTGGAGGTAATTTACATAATTTCCCTGGCAGTTACTTGGCAGCATATCTGATTGCAATTccagagtaaaaaaaacactttcaagCACGATCATGTCAAGCCAAAAAGTAATGTTAGCacatgttagcattagcaaacGGTGTTACTAGTATTACCTCCTGATTGTAATGTATAAAACGATTGGCTGAGGTGTCAAAGCAGTGGTTGGGAGTATTTGCATTTGGGCATGTCATGTGATCTATTTAATATGTGTTTCCTTCTCGCCACTCTACACGTTGTTCCACCCTGTCCACTGTTAGACTTAATTTTCTTGTTAGTAGACACACAAGTCACGGTACCCACCTGAGTGATGTCATCTGTTGGTATTTGATTTTGTGCTCTGATTGGTCGTTCTAGCTGCCGACGGTGGCGGGAAACATGCCAGACATCTTTGAGGAGAGCGGCGGGAAGGTCACGCCCGTCACAATAAGCAACAGTTGCCCAGCTGACCTGCTCACCGTCAAGCGAGAGCTGAACAGTGGGTTGCTGCGCTTTGGTGTTTCCATTCTTACAACCCTAACACAACATTTGAGGATACAGTACTAAAACATTTGGCCATTTCTAATGTTTGAGAGTCCGCAGCTGATTGGCCATGTTAAGATCCTCCCCCATTGCTCGACTGGTACAGAGGAAGGCTGTGTTCTTTATTCACTTTGATAAGTCAGCACTACTTCGTACATCCTTAGGCTCATTTTTGACATTGTCATCACTTCTTACTTCCTGTTCAACACAACAGCACAATCTCCAAAGTGCAACAAATCACTTCTCATGAGGAAATAATACAAGTCGAAAATATTTGTACTTtgtaaaacatttgtttttcgaAAGAAACGCTTAtctgtttgagaaaaaaaatgaacactaTTTTTATACAAACATGATGATGGCTTTTCAGATGTAGAGACAAAAGCGCTGATGAAGGAACGACAGAAGAAAGACAATCACAACCTGAGTGAGTTCCTACCTTAGACCATACATTGACAACCTAAACCACGTGAACCAGATAATGAGAGCTGCTCTTTGTTTTTCAGTTGAGAGACGACGACGCTTCAACATCAACGACCGCATCAAAGAATTGGGTGCACTCGTTCCCAAGACGCCCGACCCGTCAGTAATCACGTCCACCCTCTCATTGGTCATCGTTCATTAAGACTTGAGTGCTAACGAGGCCTTGTGATTGGACAGGGATGCCAGATGGAACAAAGGAAGCATTCTGAAGGCTTCGGTGGATTACATCCGAAGACTTCAGAAGGAACAACAGCGAGCTCGTGACATGGAAGAAAGACACAAGAGACTGGAACACACCAACAGAACTCTGATGCTGCGCATACAGGTCAGGGCCACTCACTTGTCAATCACAAGCTTTCCCCTGCCAACCAATTTAAACACCATGTCATCtgtgcctaaccctaacctttcaCAATTTCCTTATTTTCAGGAGTTGGAGCTTCAGGCAAGCCTCCACGGTGTTCCTTTTTCCTGTGGTGATGGCACCCCGAGCGACCCGCAGGCCTTCCTCTCTTCTGTGACGCCATTGTCGGACACGCTGGACTTGGCAGAGTTGAACGAGCTGAAGGGGAGTGGCGACGACACTTTCTCCTCTGACTTGATGAACGATGCGGGGCTGGCAACGCTGGAGGACTTTGGAGATATCTTGATGGAGGATGGCGGCCTGATGTCACCTGCGGCTGGTGCCGACCCCATGTTGTCATGTGGGGCATCCCGTTGCAGCAGCAGGGGAAGCAGCATGGACGATGACCTCTGACCATTTCATCTGACACTTTGGTAACCATGCCACCATCCCTCTTTCATGGTAATTGTAGCCTCATCATCTCCCATATGGTAACCACACCATTCTCTGTCACCATGGTAACCACATCAGTCTCCTCTGCCACCATAGTAACCAAGCCACCCCCTCTGTCACCATGCAAACATGTCACCGCACATTTTTCCCCATGGTAACATGACATTCCACCTGTCACCATGGTAACCATGCCATCAaagtaccgaaccccactagtttcatatgcgtatagtaattttttttcaaattcaagacatagatgttgtttactggtgcacaaaatgagccgtgcatgaacatcagcttgttcaaagaacaaaaccgacACAACGCATGAACTCAAATTACGTACCTGCAAATCAATGTGacctctgctgttgcctttgcgagaccagtacaGATATGCATCATCACGAATTTACGCGACATTCAGGTGTgtgcggacctccgcagtggaggctctgccgaacccctgagaccgactcaccgaaccccggttaagaaccactgatctatcATCATGGTAACCACACCAACCTCTGTCATCATGATAACCATACTATACATTTTGACACCACGGTAACCATGTCATTGCCACTCTGTGCCCTTGGTAACGATATTGTCACTGTACTGGTCCCTATAACACACTCCCTCTGCCACCATGGTAATCATGCTATTCTTGCTCTCTTTCAACTTGGTAACCATGTCATCACCCTCTTGTCACCATGATCGCCATTCTCTCGATCAACTTTGCATCCatactttttttccttttggttaCCATGGTAACCACGCCATCATCTATCTCTCTCTGACTTATCAGCTCCCACTTGGAGGTCAGTGCCAAAAGaaat is a window from the Syngnathus scovelli strain Florida chromosome 2, RoL_Ssco_1.2, whole genome shotgun sequence genome containing:
- the tfe3a gene encoding transcription factor E3a — encoded protein: MSSVNPDRESIGGQGRSALEPQTVFVILDSAESLNLLRVESGIVADIEVDALLPSECDTFYQIKSQPIRSSTTVNASSSSSLSSPSSVPVAMSSRVLLRQDLMRQQALEEQQKEAQQQLLRLPAGSVSSPVCVSASSCPPPAQVPVEVLKVQTHLENPTRYHIQQAQKQQVRQYLSSAVRPASRNASGPSSGSSLNSRQAVSSPKMEMEETVIDDLISLESSLSDDFLTLLDSRQQVATTLPTVAGNMPDIFEESGGKVTPVTISNSCPADLLTVKRELNNVETKALMKERQKKDNHNLIERRRRFNINDRIKELGALVPKTPDPDARWNKGSILKASVDYIRRLQKEQQRARDMEERHKRLEHTNRTLMLRIQELELQASLHGVPFSCGDGTPSDPQAFLSSVTPLSDTLDLAELNELKGSGDDTFSSDLMNDAGLATLEDFGDILMEDGGLMSPAAGADPMLSCGASRCSSRGSSMDDDL